One Psychrobacillus glaciei genomic region harbors:
- a CDS encoding TniQ family protein, with protein sequence MLTIQASRSILYNIDPIGIETGLVESLCSYLIRLSYEHNLNVGHLVNKLVVPELHKDYLERSSKYGGNSFFEGAKTINGYKDNSTELVRVLEELTTRIDLANLTLFKLKDLVPLRNLFKETFSWCPECIKNWNDNNKSIYYPLIWYLKPVQICFKHKCYLIDKCPACYKKTDILRRQMIPGHCPNCFNLLIQDEAIEEINNLEWQWHTFVYLNIESLIGLNSSKLFVKENISKQLNYINQDLFSDNIPNFARFLGIPKSTLRAWIKSENIPTLDGLLMVCFKLDTTILEFFSKNLPNVTISHLVEKTKTSKEKVIRRRLDFVSIENSLNEVLICDQPISMVATAKIIGRDKRVLYSNFPEYCKQISKRYREYINLESKQRIEELKKEIQIAFYSLVNEGIYPSSEKIQMKTNKRGLLKERVLQEYWRDLLVMNSLYNGKGRK encoded by the coding sequence GTGTTAACTATTCAAGCTTCAAGAAGTATCTTATATAACATTGATCCTATTGGAATTGAAACAGGTTTAGTAGAAAGTCTATGCAGTTATTTAATTAGGCTTTCATATGAACATAACCTTAATGTTGGTCACTTGGTAAATAAGCTAGTGGTTCCTGAATTGCATAAAGATTATTTGGAAAGAAGCTCTAAATACGGTGGTAACAGTTTTTTTGAAGGGGCTAAAACAATAAATGGATATAAGGATAACTCAACTGAATTGGTTCGTGTTTTAGAAGAGTTAACAACCAGAATTGATTTGGCTAACTTAACCCTGTTTAAATTAAAAGATTTAGTTCCTTTAAGAAATTTATTTAAAGAAACTTTCTCTTGGTGTCCGGAATGTATAAAGAATTGGAACGATAACAACAAAAGTATTTACTATCCGCTTATTTGGTATTTAAAACCGGTACAGATTTGTTTTAAACATAAGTGTTATCTAATTGATAAATGTCCGGCCTGCTATAAAAAAACTGATATACTTCGTAGACAAATGATCCCAGGGCATTGTCCAAACTGTTTTAACTTGCTAATACAAGATGAAGCTATTGAAGAGATTAATAATCTGGAATGGCAATGGCATACTTTTGTCTATCTAAATATTGAAAGCTTAATAGGTTTAAATTCTAGTAAACTCTTTGTTAAAGAAAATATCAGTAAACAGTTAAATTATATCAATCAAGACCTGTTTTCTGATAATATACCTAATTTTGCTAGATTCTTAGGTATTCCTAAGAGTACTTTAAGGGCTTGGATTAAATCAGAAAATATTCCCACTCTCGATGGATTACTAATGGTCTGTTTTAAATTAGATACTACAATTTTGGAATTCTTCTCAAAAAATTTGCCAAATGTGACTATAAGTCATCTGGTTGAAAAAACGAAAACAAGTAAAGAGAAAGTGATTAGAAGAAGACTTGACTTTGTTTCAATTGAAAATAGTCTAAATGAAGTACTAATATGTGACCAACCAATTTCTATGGTAGCGACTGCAAAAATAATAGGTCGCGATAAACGAGTTTTATATAGTAATTTTCCTGAATACTGTAAACAAATTTCAAAAAGATATAGAGAGTATATCAATTTAGAATCAAAACAAAGAATAGAGGAATTAAAAAAAGAAATTCAAATTGCCTTTTATTCCTTAGTAAATGAGGGTATATATCCAAGTAGTGAGAAAATTCAAATGAAAACTAATAAAAGGGGATTACTGAAGGAGAGGGTTCTCCAAGAATATTGGAGAGATTTATTGGTTATGAACAGTCTTTATAATGGGAAGGGGAGAAAATAG